In one Nostoc sp. KVJ3 genomic region, the following are encoded:
- a CDS encoding response regulator transcription factor, with product MPRILVIDDDPAISELVAVNLEMAGYDVSQAEDGIKGQALALQLQPDLIMLDLMLPRVDGFTVCQRLRRDDRTSEIPVLMLTALSQTQDKVEGFNAGADDYLTKPFEVEELLARVRALLRRTDRIPQAAKHSEILNYGSLTLVPERFEAIWFNDTVKLTHLEFELLHCLLQRHGQTVSPSEILREVWGYDPDDDIETIRVHIRHLRTKLEPDPRHPRYIKTVYGAGYCLELPGIPPANEGASVTIVE from the coding sequence ATGCCGAGGATTCTTGTCATAGACGATGACCCAGCGATTTCAGAACTAGTTGCCGTCAACTTGGAAATGGCTGGCTACGATGTTAGTCAAGCTGAAGACGGCATCAAAGGTCAAGCGCTGGCTCTCCAGCTACAACCAGACTTGATTATGCTCGATTTAATGTTGCCCAGGGTAGATGGGTTTACCGTTTGCCAACGCCTCCGCCGCGACGATCGCACCTCTGAGATTCCCGTGTTAATGTTGACGGCTTTGAGCCAAACTCAGGACAAGGTGGAAGGCTTCAATGCTGGTGCAGATGACTACCTCACCAAACCTTTTGAAGTTGAAGAACTACTAGCGCGAGTGCGGGCACTTTTGCGGCGGACTGACCGCATTCCTCAAGCAGCAAAGCATAGTGAGATTTTAAACTATGGCTCACTTACCCTAGTTCCCGAAAGATTTGAGGCAATATGGTTCAATGACACAGTGAAATTGACTCACTTGGAATTTGAGCTACTTCACTGCTTACTACAACGCCACGGTCAAACGGTTTCTCCCAGTGAAATCCTCAGAGAAGTTTGGGGCTACGATCCTGATGACGACATTGAAACAATTCGAGTCCATATTCGCCACTTGCGAACCAAGCTAGAACCAGATCCCCGCCACCCCCGCTATATCAAAACAGTATATGGTGCTGGATACTGTCTTGAGTTACCTGGTATCCCTCCAGCAAATGAAGGAGCTTCAGTAACAATAGTTGAATGA
- a CDS encoding ATP-binding protein codes for MKISTKFFTGSIVSVGLIVALLIGNTIAVQQIKQTIREKSNQTTETLKVSLTAENALKSEIIELKDIILLKTQDTGMLKSSKQFLDSLDKLESLMPDAAEISVIRRRHQFLTQLATQLTQWNSSDTYLADSQQYFRAINSFDRDIELFLSQLIERANQQNLLVENELENLYQVQRIISFVVVQVIVILFIGKFIVIWHPIIKSIQKLQAGTAEIADGNLDYRLDIQTGDEVEDLAKSFNYMSLKLAESRETLMKNTELTQMNQRLELEISERKQAESELHKTLQELQSTQAQLIQTEKMSSLGQLVAGVAHEINNPVNFISGNIVHASEYTQQLLEIVRLYQEEFPNSGQKIQEKIEDIDLEFMLDDLPKILNSMKMGSKRIQQIVLSLRTFSHLDEADMKEVDIHEGIDSTLLILQNRLKAKPEHPKIEIIKEYGKLPLVECYAGQLNQVFMNVINNAIDALDMCNGQRSPQEIESNPSKIIISTKIVSDNRVLVRIGDNGPGMTQEVKKKLFDPFFTTKPVGQGTGLGLSISYQIIVQRHSGVLRCESEIGKGTEFWIEIPLHQVAIPVASNKLKLSTDSQALEV; via the coding sequence ATGAAAATATCCACAAAGTTTTTTACAGGTTCAATTGTGTCTGTCGGACTAATAGTAGCTCTTCTCATTGGCAATACTATAGCTGTCCAACAGATCAAGCAGACTATCCGTGAAAAAAGCAATCAAACCACCGAAACTCTCAAAGTTTCTCTAACTGCGGAAAATGCCTTAAAATCTGAAATTATTGAACTCAAGGATATTATCTTACTGAAGACTCAGGATACAGGAATGCTCAAGTCTTCCAAACAGTTTCTAGACTCCCTCGACAAGTTAGAAAGCTTGATGCCAGATGCTGCGGAGATTTCAGTGATTCGTCGTCGTCACCAGTTTCTTACCCAGTTGGCAACTCAACTAACGCAGTGGAATTCCAGCGACACTTATTTAGCAGATTCTCAGCAATATTTTAGAGCCATCAATTCTTTTGACAGAGACATTGAGTTATTCCTTAGTCAGCTAATTGAACGTGCTAATCAGCAGAATCTCTTGGTAGAAAATGAATTAGAAAATCTATATCAAGTGCAGAGAATCATCTCCTTTGTAGTTGTGCAAGTTATTGTAATTCTATTTATTGGAAAATTTATAGTGATTTGGCATCCAATTATCAAGTCTATACAAAAATTACAAGCAGGAACCGCAGAAATTGCAGATGGAAACCTAGATTACCGTCTAGATATTCAGACAGGGGATGAAGTAGAAGACCTTGCTAAGTCATTCAACTATATGTCATTGAAGCTAGCTGAATCTCGTGAAACGCTAATGAAAAACACTGAATTAACCCAAATGAACCAACGCCTAGAGTTAGAAATTTCTGAACGCAAACAGGCAGAATCCGAACTCCATAAAACCTTACAAGAACTCCAAAGCACTCAAGCTCAACTGATTCAAACTGAGAAAATGTCTAGTTTGGGTCAGCTTGTAGCAGGAGTTGCACACGAAATTAATAACCCCGTTAATTTTATCTCTGGTAATATCGTCCACGCCAGTGAATATACACAACAACTCCTAGAAATTGTACGTCTTTACCAAGAAGAATTCCCAAACTCTGGACAAAAGATTCAGGAAAAAATTGAGGACATTGATTTGGAATTTATGCTAGATGACCTACCCAAAATCCTCAACTCGATGAAAATGGGATCTAAACGAATTCAGCAAATTGTCTTATCTTTACGCACCTTTTCTCATCTAGATGAAGCAGACATGAAAGAAGTTGATATTCATGAAGGTATTGATAGTACACTGCTGATTTTGCAAAATCGATTGAAAGCCAAACCAGAACATCCTAAAATTGAAATCATCAAGGAGTATGGCAAGTTACCTCTGGTAGAGTGTTATGCAGGACAATTAAATCAAGTGTTTATGAACGTAATTAATAATGCGATCGATGCCCTTGATATGTGCAATGGTCAACGTTCTCCGCAAGAGATTGAGAGCAATCCTAGTAAAATTATAATTAGTACTAAGATTGTTAGCGATAATCGAGTGCTAGTAAGAATTGGAGATAATGGCCCAGGTATGACCCAAGAGGTTAAAAAGAAACTATTTGATCCATTTTTTACCACTAAACCTGTTGGACAGGGAACAGGTTTAGGCTTATCAATTAGTTACCAGATTATCGTGCAGAGACACTCTGGAGTACTACGATGTGAATCAGAAATAGGAAAAGGAACCGAATTTTGGATTGAGATTCCTTTGCATCAAGTGGCGATACCAGTAGCTTCTAACAAATTAAAATTGTCCACTGATTCTCAAGCCTTAGAGGTCTAA
- a CDS encoding prolyl oligopeptidase family serine peptidase, giving the protein MPPRQQQVTSIDSYSYLLFLPNRLHPDGSRSETQQPLLPTILCLHGSGERGSNLNDVKNHGVAKVVEQQPDFPFIVISPQCPRREHWSVEQLSILLDEVIAAYPVDPDRVYLTGLSMGGYGTWDLAAAQPQRFAAIAPICGGGNPKAARELKNLPVWAFHGAKDNVVLLSESEIMVSALKAYDGNVKFTIYPEADHDSWTQTYNNPELYEWFLQHQRQPIMD; this is encoded by the coding sequence ATGCCGCCGCGACAACAACAAGTTACTTCTATCGATAGCTATAGCTACCTGCTATTCTTGCCTAATAGACTGCACCCAGACGGAAGTCGCAGCGAAACACAACAGCCACTTTTACCAACAATCCTATGTTTACACGGTTCGGGTGAGCGAGGTTCTAACTTAAATGATGTGAAAAACCACGGTGTTGCCAAGGTTGTAGAACAACAGCCAGATTTTCCCTTTATTGTCATTTCTCCCCAATGTCCCCGCCGTGAACATTGGTCAGTAGAGCAATTAAGCATCCTTCTTGATGAGGTGATTGCAGCGTATCCCGTTGATCCAGATCGGGTTTATCTGACCGGCTTAAGCATGGGTGGTTACGGAACATGGGATTTAGCAGCAGCACAGCCCCAAAGATTTGCTGCGATCGCGCCTATCTGTGGGGGTGGTAATCCAAAAGCCGCACGTGAGTTAAAAAATCTACCTGTGTGGGCATTTCACGGAGCCAAAGATAATGTAGTTCTCTTAAGTGAGTCCGAGATTATGGTTTCTGCACTCAAAGCCTACGACGGAAATGTGAAATTTACAATTTACCCAGAAGCCGATCATGACTCTTGGACGCAGACATACAATAATCCAGAGTTGTATGAATGGTTTTTGCAGCATCAACGACAGCCGATTATGGATTAA
- the phnD gene encoding phosphate/phosphite/phosphonate ABC transporter substrate-binding protein produces the protein MEKCLVAPWLITRYRLFSKSRILILAVILTQLSTGCAGKVSENNQSVVDGISANNKQNLSTLRIGVLPTQNRTEQEQMIKPLKEYLEQSLGRQVDTKSQSQIVGVQGRHKKLEIEKVQNAIASSVDFQITKDYEQIIDWLVQDKLDMAYLGPLSYLEAVDRGAKIEPLVAPIDKNTGQPWYRACIIVQQDSSIKTLKDLKGKRIAFVDKLSTSGYLMPLATFKKLGIDYNRDFAQVLYAGSHSKSIAALEDNIVDAAATNIPSYLKWQKSGKLTPKKFRILWESAPIPNSPIVVSKKLPPELIQRLKQAFISSPEGLEDIIGTESAGYTLVSPSDYAPIEQLRKYLNLISVPAK, from the coding sequence ATGGAGAAGTGCTTAGTAGCACCGTGGCTCATTACCAGATATCGTTTATTCAGTAAAAGTAGAATTCTGATTTTAGCGGTAATCTTGACGCAACTGAGTACAGGCTGTGCTGGAAAAGTATCTGAGAATAATCAGTCTGTTGTCGATGGTATTTCAGCCAATAATAAACAAAACTTATCGACTTTAAGAATTGGGGTGCTACCTACCCAAAATCGGACAGAGCAAGAACAGATGATTAAACCCCTAAAAGAATACCTGGAGCAATCCCTTGGGCGACAGGTTGATACTAAATCACAATCACAGATAGTAGGGGTACAAGGAAGACATAAAAAACTAGAGATCGAGAAAGTACAAAATGCGATCGCAAGTTCAGTAGATTTCCAGATTACTAAGGATTACGAGCAAATCATTGACTGGCTGGTTCAAGATAAGCTAGACATGGCTTATCTTGGGCCTCTAAGCTATCTTGAGGCAGTAGACAGGGGTGCTAAAATCGAACCGTTAGTTGCTCCCATCGATAAAAACACGGGACAACCCTGGTATCGGGCGTGTATCATTGTCCAACAAGACAGTTCTATCAAAACCTTAAAAGACCTCAAAGGTAAACGCATTGCCTTTGTGGACAAATTATCAACCTCTGGCTATTTGATGCCACTGGCAACTTTCAAAAAACTAGGTATTGATTATAATCGGGATTTTGCTCAAGTTCTCTATGCTGGCAGCCACAGCAAAAGTATTGCTGCACTAGAAGATAATATTGTTGATGCCGCAGCAACTAATATTCCTTCTTACCTAAAGTGGCAAAAAAGCGGCAAACTAACACCCAAAAAATTTAGAATACTATGGGAATCTGCCCCCATACCTAATTCCCCAATAGTAGTTTCCAAAAAACTGCCACCTGAGTTAATCCAACGGCTAAAACAGGCTTTTATTAGTAGCCCAGAAGGTCTTGAGGATATTATTGGAACTGAATCAGCCGGATATACTCTTGTTAGTCCTTCAGATTACGCTCCTATTGAGCAACTCCGAAAATATCTCAACTTAATTTCTGTTCCGGCAAAATGA
- a CDS encoding Rieske 2Fe-2S domain-containing protein, with protein sequence MKENSSINGKIPARIKTRRDFLTYTLGSTVASVAIGYLFPKVSQGHEISLETLCSLYPKNSRCQNYLPGSVALDKDGKQIETNALLTTAKPGIPILVKGLPDNSVDYLIIQDGPKIAEYAINPTCTHLGCTVEWDLEKNHFICPCHGSQYDSQGRVIHGPAKRSLPLITVVVKQNQVSLVDQKPAVDPR encoded by the coding sequence ATGAAAGAAAATTCTTCTATTAATGGCAAAATTCCAGCTAGGATAAAGACGCGTCGGGATTTTTTAACCTACACACTAGGTAGTACAGTCGCATCAGTAGCGATCGGATATCTATTTCCCAAAGTCAGCCAAGGTCATGAGATCAGCCTAGAAACCCTTTGCTCCCTATATCCAAAGAATTCACGCTGTCAAAATTATCTTCCCGGATCTGTGGCACTAGACAAAGACGGTAAGCAAATTGAAACTAATGCACTATTAACAACCGCAAAGCCCGGAATTCCAATTCTTGTAAAAGGCTTGCCAGACAATAGCGTTGATTATCTCATCATTCAAGACGGGCCAAAGATTGCTGAGTACGCTATCAATCCAACTTGTACCCATTTAGGATGTACAGTTGAGTGGGATCTTGAGAAAAATCACTTTATTTGTCCTTGTCATGGATCTCAATACGATTCTCAGGGTCGAGTAATTCATGGCCCAGCAAAGCGTTCCTTACCACTGATCACTGTAGTAGTCAAGCAAAACCAAGTTAGTTTAGTCGATCAAAAACCTGCTGTAGATCCTCGTTAA
- a CDS encoding HAD family hydrolase has protein sequence MTASSPTILALDFDGVICDGLIEYFEVAWRTYCEIWSPANDTPADDLALRFYRLRPVIETGWEMPLLIKALVDGTPDEKILHEWLSIAPKLLLNDKLQAREIAAKLDNQRDEWITTDLDGWLSLHRFYPGVVEKLKLTLDSGVKLYIVTTKEGRFVQQLLQQQGVNLPTAAIFGKEVKRPKYEILRELKQEAENKLVSLWFVEDRLKTLQLVQQQTDLEDVKLFLADWGYNTQTERETAQNDTRIKLLSLSQFARDFSAWL, from the coding sequence ATGACCGCAAGTAGTCCCACAATTTTAGCCCTGGACTTTGATGGAGTGATTTGCGACGGACTAATTGAATATTTTGAGGTAGCGTGGCGTACCTACTGTGAAATTTGGTCGCCAGCTAACGACACACCAGCAGATGATTTAGCTTTGAGATTCTATCGCCTACGACCTGTAATTGAAACAGGTTGGGAAATGCCCCTTTTAATCAAAGCCTTAGTAGATGGAACTCCTGATGAGAAAATTCTTCATGAATGGTTAAGCATTGCTCCAAAACTTTTGTTAAATGACAAGTTACAAGCAAGAGAAATTGCTGCGAAACTAGATAACCAAAGAGATGAATGGATTACCACGGATTTAGACGGTTGGCTAAGTCTGCATAGATTTTATCCGGGTGTAGTAGAAAAGCTCAAATTAACTCTTGACAGTGGAGTTAAGCTATACATTGTAACGACTAAAGAAGGACGTTTTGTACAGCAGCTGCTGCAACAACAAGGAGTTAATTTACCGACAGCAGCAATTTTTGGAAAAGAAGTCAAGCGTCCCAAATATGAAATTTTGCGAGAATTAAAGCAAGAAGCAGAAAACAAGCTAGTTAGTCTCTGGTTTGTAGAAGATAGACTCAAGACATTGCAGTTAGTCCAACAGCAAACAGACCTTGAAGATGTGAAACTATTCCTTGCAGATTGGGGCTATAATACCCAAACAGAAAGGGAAACTGCCCAAAATGATACACGGATTAAGTTGTTATCATTGTCTCAGTTTGCCAGAGATTTTTCTGCTTGGCTTTAA
- a CDS encoding DNA double-strand break repair nuclease NurA, with amino-acid sequence MLDLTKLARQMQGLSQHLTLEAAASRQRLELAQQHLKNAYESQQDLIDRQEKWRDRILFANATPIEPLETCIDIPVPPKIHTVIATDGSQIAPNHHEIAYCYLLNIGRVVLHYGQNRHPLLDSLPEVFYRPEDLYMSRQWGIRTEEWMSFRRTASEATVLAELAYAAKGEAPALAMVDGSLIYWFLEQLPMDARDRILPPILEAWQQMRDAQIPLMGYLSASRSIETMNFLRLLACPHPVPDCKSHCPNQLEKVPCKIFEQLRDTSVWATRLKPGQRSTLWRSNSPILELYGDQTIYFCYVHVGTEIARIEVPAWVAENPTMLDQALGLMLAQVQKGYGYPVAIAEAHNQAVVKGGDRARFFALLEQQMIKAGLKNVGTSYKEARKRGSIA; translated from the coding sequence ATGCTCGATCTAACAAAACTGGCGCGACAAATGCAGGGCTTAAGTCAGCATCTTACCTTAGAAGCTGCTGCCAGTCGCCAGCGTTTAGAATTGGCGCAACAACATCTAAAAAATGCTTATGAGTCTCAACAAGATTTAATCGATCGCCAGGAAAAATGGCGCGATCGCATTCTCTTTGCTAATGCTACCCCAATTGAGCCGCTAGAAACTTGCATCGATATCCCAGTTCCGCCAAAAATTCATACTGTCATTGCTACTGATGGTTCCCAAATTGCCCCCAACCATCACGAAATTGCTTACTGTTATCTCTTAAATATTGGCAGAGTCGTCTTACACTACGGACAAAACCGCCATCCGCTACTTGATAGCTTGCCAGAAGTATTTTATCGCCCAGAAGATTTATATATGTCTCGGCAGTGGGGAATTAGAACCGAAGAATGGATGAGTTTTCGCCGTACTGCTTCAGAAGCAACGGTTTTGGCAGAACTTGCCTATGCAGCTAAAGGGGAAGCACCAGCATTGGCAATGGTAGATGGTTCGTTAATTTACTGGTTTTTAGAACAATTACCAATGGACGCGCGCGATCGCATTTTACCCCCCATCCTGGAAGCTTGGCAGCAAATGCGTGATGCTCAAATTCCCCTGATGGGTTATCTTAGCGCCTCTCGCAGCATTGAAACAATGAATTTTTTACGGTTATTGGCTTGTCCTCATCCAGTACCGGACTGTAAAAGTCATTGCCCAAATCAGCTAGAAAAAGTACCTTGTAAAATTTTTGAACAGTTGCGAGATACTTCTGTTTGGGCAACCAGACTCAAACCAGGACAACGCAGTACCCTTTGGCGCAGTAATTCCCCGATTCTCGAACTCTACGGCGATCAAACCATTTATTTTTGCTATGTCCACGTTGGTACTGAAATTGCCCGCATCGAAGTTCCCGCATGGGTAGCGGAGAATCCAACCATGCTAGATCAAGCATTGGGACTGATGCTAGCACAAGTGCAAAAAGGATATGGCTACCCAGTAGCGATCGCTGAAGCGCACAATCAAGCAGTGGTAAAAGGTGGCGATAGAGCGCGTTTCTTTGCCCTTCTAGAACAACAAATGATTAAAGCCGGTTTAAAAAATGTCGGAACTTCCTACAAAGAAGCTAGAAAGCGTGGAAGTATTGCTTAG